The genomic region TGTTAAACTGCGCATTGAGTAACGAGCGATCTACAAGCTGAAGATTTCCAGAAGATATAACACGCTCTATGTTTCCCGGTAATTTGGTTTGCCCGAACCAAAGGGTGAAATTTTTATAAAAATTCCACTTTATAACTGCATCATAAATATATCTTGGTGTATTGTTGGTGTAAATAGAACCACCTGAAATGTCGCGATTGGAGAGGCCTATTTCAATTTTGTAAACCAGCTTTTTGCTTAGCACAAAACCGTCAAATTTTAAACGGGCCCTTCGCACCAGGAAGTCAGATTTAAAATCGGTAATTTCACCCTCGCTTTTATTCCAGGTTCCAGATCCCAATAATTGCATTCGAGCTGCAAACTTCATACTCCAGGTGCTATCTTTTTGGGTGAAATTTAAAATTCCTTTTCCAAAAGGTGGTACTTTAATTTCTTGTGCATTTACAATAGTGCACGTGCAGAAATACAGCATAATTGCTGTTGCTACATACTTCATTTACTTATTAGTTTTTGTCGCTGCAAAGAACATATTGCTATGTTAAGAAATTGTTTCCTGTATATTAATTAATTAAAAAATAATCACTTAAATATAACAAAAAAAGGGCTGCCTTTTGGCAGCCCGCATATTCCTATAACTAAGTCGACAAAAACTAAAAGTTAATGAAATATCATTTTACGTAAATGAAGGTCAAAAATCACTTTTTCGCTTCAATTGAATGTAAATAAATTATTAACTTAACATTAATTTTAGTTGGGATGGCTTAGATAAATTCAGAAAAAACACCTAGTTTTTCACGGCTCTACAGTATCTTGCAGCTTTAAATATTAGGTATGAACTGGGAAGAATTACTATCGCTTAAAAGATATAAAGACAAACATAAAAGACTAAGAAAAGAGCAGGACGAAACGAGGTTGGGTTTTGAAGTCGACTACGATCGGATTATTTTTTCATCGGCTTTTAGAAGTTTGCAAGATAAAACCCAAGTGATACCTCTTTCTAAAACCGATTTTGTGCACACGCGACTTACGCATAGCATGGAAGTATCGGTTGTGGGACGTAGTTTGGGTAGAATTGTCGGCAAAGCGGTTTTGGAGAAACATCCCTATCTAAAAGATACCTATGGATACCAGTTTAACGATTTTGGTGCAATAGTAGCAGCGGCCGCCCTTGCCCATGATATTGGAAATCCGCCTTTTGGACATAGTGGGGAAAAAGCGATTGGAGAATATTTTAAAAATGGCAAAGGCAAAGAATTTAAATCGGGGTTAACCGATAAAGAATACCAAGATCTCATTGATTTTGAAGGGAACGCAAACGGATTTAAAATTCTTACCGAAAGCCGAGAAGGAATTATCGGCGGATTACGGTTAAGCTACGCTACCCTTGGCGCTTTTATGAAATACCCTAAAGAATCGCTACCCAAAAAACCGTCTAAACAAATCGCTGATAAAAAATTTGGTTTCTTTCAATCAGAAAAAGATACTTTTATCGATGTGGCTTCAGAATTAGGATTAGTGCAAACCCGGCATGGAGAGGATATTTCGTTTGCTAGGCACCCGTTGACCTTTTTGGTGGAGGCGGCAGACGATATTTGTTATACCATAATAGATTTTGAAGACGGGATTAACCTTGGGTTAATTCAAGAGGAATATGCTTTGGAATACCTTATTAAGCTAGTGAAAGACTCCATAAATACCGAAAAGTACCACTCTTTAACTACACGTGAAGATCGCCTAGGCTATTTACGGGCACTTTCGATAAATACACTTATTGCAGATGCGGTAAGAGTATTTTTAGAGCACGAAGAAGCTATTTTAAATGGGGATTTCCATGTCTCTCTTTTGGATAAAAGTAAGTACAAGGCACAAATTGAAGACATTATTAATTTAAGTGTAAAAAACATCTACCAAAGTACGGAGGTCATTCAGAAGGAAATTGTAGGATATAAAATTATCAATCAGCTCCTGGACGTTTTCTGTGGCGCCGTGGTAAGGACGAATGACGGAAATTCAACCAATTACGACCAACTCATTCTGAATTTATTGCCACCACGTTACCAAGTAAATTCCAGCACCTATGCTTCTTTAATGGCAGTCACACAATTTGTGGCAGGCCTTACCGATGGAAATGCGCTGTTGATTTTTAATAAGATTAATGGGAGTTTGGTGTAGTAAGAACAATTAATTTTTGGCTATTATATTTCTTTATCCAGTTTTTCAGCACCCGAAAGGATTTTAGCCAATTCTATTTTTTTTAGCCTGAATATCCATAACACTTTTGTTTATTTTTAAAAGCTAAAACTTAAAAACTAAAACTTAAAATTTATCGAGGAAAGCTTTTAAAATGAATGTGGTCTGTTTGTAACGAGATTAGTT from Galbibacter sp. BG1 harbors:
- a CDS encoding deoxyguanosinetriphosphate triphosphohydrolase encodes the protein MNWEELLSLKRYKDKHKRLRKEQDETRLGFEVDYDRIIFSSAFRSLQDKTQVIPLSKTDFVHTRLTHSMEVSVVGRSLGRIVGKAVLEKHPYLKDTYGYQFNDFGAIVAAAALAHDIGNPPFGHSGEKAIGEYFKNGKGKEFKSGLTDKEYQDLIDFEGNANGFKILTESREGIIGGLRLSYATLGAFMKYPKESLPKKPSKQIADKKFGFFQSEKDTFIDVASELGLVQTRHGEDISFARHPLTFLVEAADDICYTIIDFEDGINLGLIQEEYALEYLIKLVKDSINTEKYHSLTTREDRLGYLRALSINTLIADAVRVFLEHEEAILNGDFHVSLLDKSKYKAQIEDIINLSVKNIYQSTEVIQKEIVGYKIINQLLDVFCGAVVRTNDGNSTNYDQLILNLLPPRYQVNSSTYASLMAVTQFVAGLTDGNALLIFNKINGSLV